The following proteins are encoded in a genomic region of Bosea beijingensis:
- a CDS encoding polysaccharide biosynthesis/export family protein: MALTGCSNLPASGPSAADIVAQPAAGESFGFELVDLTPASLTAINGRAIDSFNGSFGDHSGATETRIGVGDFIAITIWEAGAGGLFSAPLTTDRFTPGSRTATIPEQAVARDGTISVPYAGRVSVSGKTTAQVEATIQERLAGKAIQPQILVTLSRPISSAVAVTGEVAAGGRIPLSNKGDRILEVIAAAGGIRAPVNETEVRLTRGSRTLAVPMITIVNNPRENIYLRGGDTLTLVRNPRTFIAAGATGQNAEIPFNADAMNLAQAIAKSGGLLDFRANPEGVFLYRFESAEMLRRIKPDSPLLGMGSRIPVVYRVNLRDPNGLFVAQGLRMQRGDILYVSNAPLTDLQKAFSVFQSLTAPAVQGASIAAGFK; the protein is encoded by the coding sequence CCCGTCGGCGGCTGACATCGTTGCTCAACCGGCTGCCGGAGAGAGTTTCGGTTTCGAATTGGTCGATCTGACGCCGGCGTCGCTGACCGCAATCAACGGGCGCGCGATCGACAGTTTCAACGGGAGTTTCGGCGACCACAGTGGAGCGACCGAGACGCGAATCGGTGTCGGTGACTTCATCGCCATCACGATCTGGGAAGCTGGTGCTGGCGGTCTTTTCTCGGCACCGCTGACAACGGACCGCTTCACGCCGGGGTCGCGCACCGCAACCATTCCCGAGCAGGCCGTCGCCCGCGACGGCACGATTTCGGTTCCCTATGCCGGTCGCGTCAGCGTCTCCGGCAAGACGACGGCCCAGGTCGAGGCGACGATCCAGGAGCGGCTCGCGGGCAAGGCGATACAGCCCCAGATCCTGGTGACGCTCAGCCGGCCGATCAGCAGCGCCGTCGCCGTGACGGGCGAGGTGGCGGCGGGCGGGCGCATTCCCCTGTCCAACAAGGGCGACCGCATTCTCGAGGTCATCGCCGCGGCTGGCGGCATTCGCGCGCCGGTTAATGAGACCGAGGTCCGGCTCACCCGCGGCTCGCGCACGCTCGCGGTGCCGATGATCACCATCGTCAACAATCCCCGCGAGAACATCTACCTGCGCGGCGGCGATACGCTGACGCTGGTGCGCAACCCGCGGACCTTCATCGCCGCCGGCGCGACCGGCCAGAATGCGGAGATTCCGTTCAACGCCGACGCGATGAACCTCGCCCAGGCGATCGCCAAGTCGGGTGGTCTGCTCGACTTCCGCGCGAATCCGGAGGGCGTTTTCCTCTATCGCTTCGAATCCGCCGAAATGCTGCGCCGGATCAAGCCGGACAGCCCGCTTCTCGGCATGGGCAGCAGGATTCCGGTCGTCTATCGCGTCAATCTGCGCGATCCCAACGGGCTGTTCGTGGCACAGGGGCTGCGGATGCAGCGCGGCGATATCCTCTATGTCTCGAACGCGCCGCTGACCGATCTGCAGAAGGCCTTCTCTGTCTTCCAGAGCCTGACAGCGCCGGCCGTACAGGGCGCCAGCATCGCGGCTGGCTTCAAGTAA